The Georgenia faecalis genome includes a window with the following:
- a CDS encoding phosphoketolase family protein has product MSTVPTAWRPRPSAEPDEAVLNTVDAWWRAANYLSVGQIYLLDNPLLRRPLMRDDIKRRLLGHWGTTPGLNFLYAHMTRAIKDRGQPTLFVTGPGHGGPANVANAYLEGTYSELYSDVTEDEEGMRRLFKQFSFPGGIPSHAAPETPGSIHEGGELGYALSHAYGAAFDNPDLLVFAVVGDGEAETGPLATSWHSNKFVNPAQDGVVLPVLHLNGYKIANPTVLDRIGEEELTALMRGYGHEPYFFTGGFDGEDHLAAHARFAALLDDVLDRIAEIKEQAARTPQDELERPRWPMIVFRTPKGWTCPPEIDGQKTEGSWRAHQVPLASARDTPEHQAVLEGWLRSYDAGELFDDAGRLREDIAALAPEGELRMSATPYANGGLLLKDLRLPDFREFGVQVRVPGETIKEPTRVLGEWLREVVRRNPTNFRLFAPDEFASNRLQAVFDVTGKQWDAEYVDPSVDQNLVRAGRVMEMLSEHQCQGWLEGYLLTGRHGLFTSYEAFIHIVDSMFNQHAKWLDATNDIAWRRPVASLNYLLSSHVWRQDHNGFSHQDPGFIDVVVNKKANVIRVYLPPDANTLLATYDHCLRSRQYVNVVVAGKQPNPVYLTVDEAVAHCTRGLGIWEWAGSEVEGSEPDVVLACAGDIPTMETLAAADLLRRHVPGLKVRVINVVDLMRLQDAREHPHGLTDAEFDLTFTTDKPVIFAYHGYPWLIHRLTYRRHGHSNIHVRGFKEEGTTTTPFDMVMLNDLDRFHLVMDVIDRVPSLKSRYAGLHQRMSDKRLEAREYTRQYGVDLPEVADWVWPDAGQTATEAAGPMRDSTGGDNE; this is encoded by the coding sequence ATGAGCACCGTTCCCACCGCATGGCGCCCCCGCCCGTCCGCCGAGCCGGACGAGGCCGTCCTCAACACCGTCGACGCCTGGTGGCGCGCGGCGAACTACCTCTCTGTCGGGCAGATCTACCTCCTCGACAACCCGCTCCTGCGCCGGCCCCTCATGCGGGACGACATCAAGCGGCGCCTCCTCGGCCACTGGGGCACCACCCCGGGCCTCAACTTCCTCTACGCCCACATGACCCGGGCGATCAAGGACCGCGGCCAGCCCACCCTCTTCGTCACCGGCCCCGGCCACGGCGGCCCGGCCAACGTCGCCAACGCCTACCTCGAGGGCACCTACAGCGAGCTGTACTCCGACGTCACCGAGGACGAGGAGGGCATGCGGCGGCTGTTCAAGCAGTTCTCCTTCCCCGGCGGCATCCCCTCGCACGCCGCCCCGGAGACGCCCGGGTCCATCCACGAGGGCGGCGAGCTGGGCTACGCGCTCTCCCACGCCTACGGCGCGGCCTTCGACAACCCGGACCTGCTCGTCTTCGCCGTCGTCGGCGACGGCGAGGCGGAGACCGGTCCGCTCGCCACGAGCTGGCACTCGAACAAGTTCGTCAACCCCGCGCAGGACGGCGTCGTCCTGCCCGTGCTCCACCTCAACGGGTACAAGATCGCCAACCCGACCGTGCTCGACCGCATCGGTGAGGAGGAGCTCACCGCGCTCATGCGCGGCTACGGGCACGAGCCCTACTTCTTCACCGGCGGGTTCGACGGCGAGGACCACCTCGCCGCCCACGCCCGGTTCGCGGCCCTGCTCGACGACGTCCTCGACCGGATCGCCGAGATCAAGGAGCAGGCCGCCCGCACGCCGCAGGACGAGCTGGAGCGGCCCCGCTGGCCGATGATCGTCTTCCGCACGCCCAAGGGCTGGACCTGCCCGCCCGAGATCGACGGGCAGAAGACCGAGGGGTCCTGGCGCGCCCACCAGGTGCCCCTCGCGAGTGCCCGGGACACCCCCGAGCACCAGGCCGTGCTCGAGGGCTGGCTGCGCTCCTACGACGCCGGGGAGCTCTTCGACGATGCCGGCCGCCTCCGCGAGGACATCGCCGCCCTGGCGCCCGAGGGTGAGCTGCGGATGAGCGCCACGCCGTACGCCAACGGCGGGCTCCTCCTCAAGGACCTCCGCCTGCCCGACTTCCGCGAGTTCGGGGTCCAGGTGCGCGTCCCCGGGGAGACCATCAAGGAGCCCACCCGCGTGCTGGGCGAGTGGCTGCGCGAGGTGGTGCGGCGCAACCCCACGAACTTCCGCCTCTTCGCGCCCGACGAGTTCGCCTCCAACCGCCTGCAGGCGGTCTTCGACGTCACCGGGAAGCAGTGGGACGCGGAGTACGTCGACCCGTCGGTGGACCAGAACCTCGTGCGCGCCGGGCGCGTCATGGAGATGCTCTCGGAGCACCAGTGCCAGGGATGGCTCGAGGGGTACCTCCTCACCGGCCGGCACGGGCTGTTCACCTCCTACGAGGCGTTCATCCACATCGTCGACTCGATGTTCAACCAGCACGCCAAGTGGCTCGACGCCACCAACGACATCGCCTGGCGGCGCCCCGTCGCCTCCCTCAACTACCTCCTCAGCTCGCACGTGTGGCGCCAGGACCACAACGGCTTCTCCCACCAGGACCCCGGTTTCATCGACGTCGTCGTCAACAAGAAGGCGAACGTCATCCGGGTCTACCTGCCGCCGGACGCCAACACCCTGCTCGCCACCTACGACCACTGCCTGCGCTCGCGCCAGTACGTCAACGTCGTCGTGGCCGGCAAGCAGCCCAACCCCGTCTACCTCACCGTCGACGAGGCGGTCGCGCACTGCACCCGCGGGCTGGGCATCTGGGAGTGGGCCGGCAGCGAGGTGGAGGGCAGCGAGCCCGACGTCGTCCTCGCCTGCGCCGGCGACATCCCCACGATGGAGACGCTCGCCGCGGCCGACCTGCTGCGCCGGCACGTCCCGGGCCTCAAGGTCCGCGTCATCAACGTCGTCGACCTCATGCGCCTGCAGGACGCCCGCGAGCACCCCCACGGGCTCACCGACGCCGAGTTCGACCTCACCTTCACCACGGACAAGCCGGTGATCTTCGCCTACCACGGCTACCCCTGGCTCATCCACCGCCTCACCTACCGCCGCCACGGGCACTCGAACATCCATGTGCGAGGGTTCAAGGAGGAGGGCACGACGACGACGCCGTTCGACATGGTCATGCTCAACGACCTCGACCGGTTCCACCTCGTCATGGACGTCATCGACCGGGTGCCGTCCCTGAAGTCCCGCTACGCGGGGCTGCACCAGCGCATGTCGGACAAGCGTCTGGAGGCGCGGGAGTACACCCGGCAGTACGGCGTCGACCTGCCGGAGGTCGCCGACTGGGTCTGGCCCGACGCCGGGCAGACGGCCACGGAGGCCGCCGGACCCATGCGGGACAGCACCGGCGGGGACAACGAGTAG
- a CDS encoding acetate/propionate family kinase produces MTATVLVINSGSSSIKYQLVDPEGGEALASGLVERIGEERGRLRHTSAAGVVEHMDPIPDHGAGLRMILDLFATVGPRLDEAGVVAVGHRVVQGGAYFGGPAVADDRVIEVIERLSPLAPLHNPANLRGILVARELLPGVPHIAVFDTAFFRSLPERAATYALDREVARKYRVRRYGAHGTSHQYVARMAAQLLGRPMAELRQVVLHLGNGASASAVDRGRAVDTSMGMTPLEGLVMGTRTGDIDPAVMFHLHRIGGMSVDEIDDLVNRRSGLKGLAGVNDLREIHTLVAAGDRDARLALDVYVHRLRKYIGAYAAILGGLDVLTFTAGVGENDDIVRAEALAGLEFLGIELDPARNAGRKKEATVISTDSSRVAVLVVPTNEELEIARQAVSLL; encoded by the coding sequence ATGACCGCGACCGTCCTCGTCATCAACTCCGGCTCGTCGTCGATCAAGTACCAGCTGGTCGACCCCGAGGGGGGCGAGGCGCTCGCCTCGGGCCTCGTCGAGCGGATCGGGGAGGAGCGCGGCCGTCTGCGGCACACCTCGGCCGCGGGCGTCGTCGAGCACATGGACCCGATCCCCGACCACGGCGCCGGCCTGCGCATGATCCTCGACCTCTTCGCCACGGTCGGCCCGCGCCTCGACGAGGCCGGGGTCGTCGCCGTCGGGCACCGCGTCGTCCAGGGCGGGGCGTACTTCGGCGGCCCGGCCGTCGCCGACGACCGCGTCATCGAGGTCATCGAGCGCCTGTCCCCGCTCGCCCCGCTCCACAACCCGGCGAACCTCCGCGGGATCCTGGTGGCCCGCGAGCTGCTCCCCGGCGTCCCGCACATCGCGGTCTTCGACACCGCGTTCTTCCGCTCCCTGCCGGAGCGGGCGGCGACGTACGCGCTCGACCGGGAGGTCGCCCGCAAGTACCGCGTCCGCCGCTACGGCGCCCACGGCACCTCCCACCAGTACGTCGCGCGGATGGCCGCGCAGCTCCTCGGGCGGCCGATGGCCGAGCTCCGCCAGGTCGTGCTCCACCTCGGCAACGGCGCCTCGGCCTCCGCCGTCGACCGCGGGCGCGCGGTCGACACGTCGATGGGGATGACGCCGCTGGAGGGCCTGGTCATGGGCACGCGGACGGGCGACATCGACCCGGCCGTGATGTTCCACCTCCACCGCATCGGGGGCATGTCGGTCGACGAGATCGACGACCTCGTCAACCGTCGCTCCGGCCTCAAGGGCCTGGCCGGGGTCAACGACCTGCGCGAGATCCACACCCTCGTCGCGGCGGGCGACCGGGACGCCCGCCTCGCGCTCGACGTCTACGTCCACCGGCTGCGCAAGTACATCGGTGCCTACGCCGCCATCCTCGGCGGGCTCGACGTCCTCACGTTCACCGCCGGCGTCGGCGAGAACGACGACATCGTCCGCGCCGAGGCGCTCGCCGGGCTGGAGTTTCTCGGCATCGAGCTCGACCCGGCGCGCAACGCCGGGCGCAAGAAGGAGGCCACGGTCATCTCCACGGACTCCTCGCGGGTCGCCGTGCTCGTCGTCCCGACGAACGAGGAGCTGGAGATCGCCCGCCAGGCGGTGTCGCTGCTCTAG
- a CDS encoding class II fumarate hydratase, whose product MDDDAGAFRIEHDTMGEVRVPRDALYGAQTQRAVENFAISGTGLSRHHIAALAHVKRAAALANAELGVLDAELAGAIAAAAEQVVSGEHDAHFPVDVFQTGSGTSSNMNTNEVVAALAGTLLGRPVHPNDHVNASQSSNDVFPSSIHIAATQAVIEEVLPALDVLATSLEAKAEELADVVKAGRTHLMDATPVTLGQEFGGYAAQVRLGIDRVRAALPRLAALPLGGTAVGTGINTPPGFSRRVIELVAEHTGLPLTEAENHFEAQGAQDSLVEVSGALRTVAVSLVKICNDLRWMGSGPRTGLGEIALPDLQPGSSIMPGKVNPVIPEATLMVCAQVIGNDQTITFAGASGAFELNVMLPVLARNVLESMTLLANASRALATRCVDGITANVDRCRELAESSPSIVTPLNRVIGYEAAAKIAKHAVLHGLTIRAAVEDLGYVERGEVTPDQLDAALDVMSMTGQPPR is encoded by the coding sequence ATGGACGACGACGCCGGCGCCTTCCGGATCGAGCACGACACGATGGGGGAGGTCCGCGTCCCGCGGGACGCGCTCTACGGGGCCCAGACCCAGCGCGCGGTGGAGAACTTCGCCATCTCGGGCACGGGCCTGTCCCGGCACCACATCGCCGCCCTGGCCCACGTGAAGCGCGCGGCGGCGCTCGCCAACGCCGAGCTCGGTGTCCTCGACGCCGAGCTCGCCGGGGCGATCGCTGCCGCCGCCGAGCAGGTCGTCAGCGGCGAGCACGACGCCCACTTCCCCGTCGACGTCTTCCAGACGGGGTCGGGCACCTCCTCGAACATGAACACCAACGAGGTGGTCGCCGCGCTCGCCGGGACGCTGCTCGGGCGGCCCGTGCACCCCAACGACCACGTCAACGCCTCGCAGTCCTCGAACGACGTGTTCCCCTCCTCGATCCACATCGCCGCGACGCAGGCGGTCATCGAGGAGGTGCTGCCGGCGCTGGACGTGCTCGCCACGTCCCTGGAGGCGAAGGCCGAGGAGCTGGCCGACGTCGTCAAGGCGGGCCGCACCCACCTCATGGACGCGACCCCGGTGACCCTGGGGCAGGAGTTCGGCGGCTACGCCGCGCAGGTGCGCCTGGGGATCGACCGCGTCCGCGCGGCCCTGCCCCGGCTCGCCGCCCTCCCGCTGGGCGGGACCGCCGTCGGGACGGGGATCAACACCCCGCCCGGCTTCTCCCGTCGCGTCATCGAGCTGGTGGCGGAGCACACCGGCCTGCCCCTCACCGAGGCGGAGAACCACTTCGAGGCGCAGGGCGCGCAGGACAGCCTCGTGGAGGTCTCCGGTGCGCTGCGCACCGTCGCCGTCTCGCTGGTGAAGATCTGCAACGACCTGCGGTGGATGGGCTCCGGCCCGCGCACCGGCCTCGGCGAGATCGCCCTGCCCGACCTCCAGCCGGGCTCGTCGATCATGCCGGGCAAGGTCAACCCGGTGATCCCTGAGGCCACGCTCATGGTGTGCGCCCAGGTCATCGGCAACGACCAGACCATCACCTTCGCCGGGGCGTCGGGCGCGTTCGAGCTCAACGTCATGCTCCCGGTCCTCGCCCGCAACGTCCTCGAGTCGATGACGCTGCTCGCCAACGCCTCCCGGGCGCTGGCGACGCGGTGCGTGGACGGGATCACCGCGAACGTCGACCGGTGCCGCGAGCTCGCCGAGTCCTCGCCCTCGATCGTCACCCCGCTCAACCGGGTCATCGGCTACGAGGCGGCGGCGAAGATCGCCAAGCACGCCGTGCTCCACGGCCTGACGATCCGGGCCGCGGTCGAGGACCTCGGCTACGTCGAGCGCGGCGAGGTCACCCCCGACCAGCTCGACGCCGCCCTCGACGTCATGTCGATGACGGGTCAGCCACCGCGATGA
- a CDS encoding GuaB3 family IMP dehydrogenase-related protein — protein MSNEMEIGRGKQGRRAYSFDDIAVVPSRRTRDPEDVSVGWQIDAYYVDVPVLAAPMDSVMSPATAVLLGQLGGIGVLDLEGLWTRYEDPTAILEEIAELDDARATARMQEIYAAPIQPELITARLKEIRDGGVTVAGKLSPQSTQQHWRTVVEAGVDLFVIRGTTVSAEHVSSTAEPLNLKRFIYELDVPVVVGGAATYTAALHLMRTGAAGVLVGFGGGAAHTTRVSLGIHSPMATAVADVAAARRDYLDESGGRYVHVIADGGVGRSGDLVKAVACGADAVMLGSALARATEAPGRGWHWGSEAHHPELPRGERVRVGTVGSLQEILHGPSRQADGTLNLVGALRRAMATTGYSDLKEFQRVEVVVSPYRPF, from the coding sequence GTGAGCAACGAGATGGAGATCGGCCGGGGCAAGCAGGGCCGGCGGGCCTACTCCTTCGACGACATAGCCGTCGTGCCGTCGCGGCGTACCCGCGACCCCGAGGACGTCTCGGTGGGGTGGCAGATCGACGCGTACTACGTCGACGTGCCGGTCCTCGCCGCGCCGATGGACTCGGTGATGAGCCCGGCCACCGCCGTGCTCCTCGGCCAGCTGGGCGGCATCGGCGTCCTCGACCTCGAGGGGCTGTGGACGCGGTACGAGGACCCCACGGCGATCCTCGAGGAGATCGCCGAGCTCGACGACGCGCGGGCGACGGCCCGGATGCAGGAGATCTACGCCGCCCCGATCCAGCCCGAGCTCATCACGGCCCGCCTCAAGGAGATCCGCGACGGCGGCGTCACGGTGGCCGGCAAGCTCTCCCCGCAGAGCACCCAGCAGCACTGGCGCACCGTCGTCGAGGCGGGGGTCGACCTCTTCGTCATCCGCGGGACCACCGTCTCCGCCGAGCACGTCTCCTCCACCGCGGAGCCGCTCAACCTCAAGCGGTTCATCTACGAGCTCGACGTGCCCGTCGTCGTCGGCGGCGCAGCGACCTACACGGCTGCCCTGCACCTCATGCGTACCGGCGCGGCCGGCGTCCTCGTGGGCTTCGGCGGCGGCGCGGCGCACACCACCCGCGTCTCGCTCGGCATCCACTCGCCGATGGCCACCGCCGTCGCCGACGTCGCCGCGGCCCGCCGGGACTACCTCGACGAGTCGGGCGGGCGCTACGTCCACGTCATCGCCGACGGCGGCGTGGGGCGCTCCGGCGACCTCGTCAAGGCCGTGGCCTGCGGCGCGGACGCCGTCATGCTCGGCTCGGCCCTGGCCCGGGCCACCGAGGCCCCCGGCCGCGGGTGGCACTGGGGCTCCGAGGCCCACCACCCAGAGCTGCCCCGCGGCGAGCGCGTCCGCGTCGGCACCGTCGGCTCGCTGCAGGAGATCCTCCACGGCCCCAGCCGCCAGGCGGACGGCACGCTCAACCTCGTCGGCGCCCTGCGGCGCGCGATGGCGACCACCGGCTACTCCGACCTCAAGGAGTTCCAGCGGGTCGAGGTCGTCGTCTCCCCGTACCGTCCCTTCTGA
- a CDS encoding HPr family phosphocarrier protein yields the protein MAQRTATIGSKVGLHARPAATFVKAATEAGIPVQISKAGGDPVNAASILGIMTLGAKFGDEVTLTAEGEGAEKVLDDLADLLAQDLDAK from the coding sequence ATGGCACAGCGCACCGCCACCATCGGCTCCAAGGTCGGGCTGCACGCCCGCCCCGCCGCGACCTTCGTCAAGGCCGCCACCGAGGCCGGGATCCCCGTCCAGATCAGCAAGGCCGGCGGCGACCCCGTCAACGCCGCGAGCATCCTCGGCATCATGACCCTGGGCGCGAAGTTCGGCGACGAGGTCACCCTCACCGCCGAGGGCGAGGGGGCGGAGAAGGTCCTCGACGACCTCGCCGACCTGCTCGCCCAGGACCTCGACGCCAAGTAG
- the aspA gene encoding aspartate ammonia-lyase, with protein sequence MTPQAGTTRTEEDLLGRREVPAEAYYGIHTLRAAENFRLSHQAVSDVPALVRAIVAVKKASALANRDLRTVPAEVADAVVAACDDVLAGGRCLDQFPVDLFQGGAGTSVNMNANEVIANLALERLGLPKGRYDVVNPNDHVNRSQSTNDAFPTALRLAVYGVVEDLKGVVGTLVDALAAKGEEFAHVLKMGRTQLQDAVPMTLGQEFAAFAALLTEEIRHLERSQHLLLEVNLGATAIGTGLNAPQGYAERAVARLAEVTGLPVVPADDLIEATSDAGAYVSMHTAVKRVAVKLGKICNDLRLLSSGPRAGLGEISLPELQAGSSIMPAKVNPVIPEVVNQVCFKVIGNDVTVSMAAEAGQLQLNVMEPVIAQALFESVSLLTRACVTLRDLCITGVRANEEVCRAYVMRSIGLVTYLNPIIGHHNGDLVGRECARSGRSVREVVLERGLLTEAQLDDLLSVENLLRPRYRGPLYGEDPELAVGGPDGSD encoded by the coding sequence ATGACGCCCCAGGCCGGCACCACCCGCACCGAGGAGGACCTCCTCGGCCGCCGGGAGGTGCCGGCCGAGGCGTACTACGGCATCCACACGCTGCGCGCGGCCGAGAACTTCCGCCTCTCGCACCAGGCGGTGAGCGACGTCCCGGCGCTCGTGCGGGCCATCGTCGCCGTGAAGAAGGCGTCCGCCCTCGCCAACCGTGACCTGCGCACGGTGCCCGCCGAGGTGGCCGACGCCGTCGTCGCCGCGTGCGACGACGTCCTCGCGGGCGGCCGGTGCCTCGACCAGTTCCCCGTCGACCTGTTCCAGGGCGGGGCCGGCACGTCGGTGAACATGAACGCCAACGAGGTCATCGCCAACCTCGCCCTCGAGCGCCTGGGCCTGCCCAAGGGGCGCTACGACGTCGTCAACCCCAACGACCACGTCAACCGCTCGCAGTCCACCAACGACGCCTTCCCGACGGCGCTGCGCCTGGCGGTGTACGGCGTCGTCGAGGACCTCAAGGGCGTCGTGGGCACGCTCGTCGACGCGCTGGCGGCCAAGGGCGAGGAGTTCGCCCACGTGCTCAAGATGGGCCGCACCCAGCTCCAGGACGCCGTGCCCATGACGCTCGGCCAGGAGTTCGCCGCCTTCGCCGCGCTCCTCACCGAGGAGATCCGCCACCTCGAGCGCAGCCAGCACCTCCTCCTCGAGGTCAACCTCGGCGCCACCGCGATCGGCACGGGGCTCAACGCGCCGCAGGGCTACGCCGAGCGGGCGGTGGCCCGGCTGGCGGAGGTGACCGGCCTGCCCGTGGTCCCCGCGGACGACCTCATCGAGGCGACGTCCGACGCCGGGGCGTACGTGTCCATGCACACCGCGGTCAAGCGGGTGGCGGTCAAGCTCGGCAAGATCTGCAACGACCTGCGCCTGCTGTCCTCGGGACCCCGGGCCGGGCTGGGGGAGATCTCCCTGCCCGAGCTGCAGGCCGGGTCCTCGATCATGCCGGCGAAGGTCAACCCGGTGATCCCCGAGGTCGTCAACCAGGTCTGCTTCAAGGTCATCGGCAACGACGTCACGGTCTCCATGGCCGCGGAGGCCGGGCAGCTCCAGCTCAACGTCATGGAGCCGGTCATCGCCCAGGCGCTCTTCGAGTCGGTCTCGCTCCTCACCCGCGCCTGCGTGACGCTCCGGGACCTGTGCATCACCGGGGTGCGCGCGAACGAGGAGGTGTGCCGGGCCTACGTCATGCGCTCGATCGGGCTGGTGACGTACCTCAACCCCATCATCGGCCACCACAACGGCGACCTCGTGGGCCGCGAGTGTGCACGCAGCGGGCGCAGCGTGCGGGAGGTGGTCCTCGAGAGGGGCCTCCTCACCGAAGCCCAGCTCGACGACCTGCTCTCTGTGGAGAACCTCCTGCGGCCCCGGTACCGCGGCCCGCTGTACGGCGAGGACCCGGAGCTCGCCGTCGGCGGGCCGGACGGGTCGGACTGA
- the pta gene encoding phosphate acetyltransferase produces the protein MARSIYIASPEGYTGKSTIALGLVDLVVRRVQRVGIFRPVVHGSDQPDNVLELLLSHDGVDMDYADAVGVTYEEVHADEDAALSRIVERYREVEHACDVVVIVGSDYTDVAGPAELAFNARVAANLGSPVLLVVKALDRTGEEVRQVVDLASAEIRANHASVVAVAVNRCPEEAADDVRAHLADVTVPVWLFPEIPLLSAPTVAELMASVDGTLFAGDEALLIREAEHVLVCGMNTDHILERLRDGQVAIAAGDRSEVLLALMSAHASENFPSLAAVVLNGGYLPSPQVRTLVEGLGQSLPIITTAHDTYETARIASTTRGLISQGTQRKRDLALSAFEQNADPEAVLATLDVPRSPVVTPLMFESELLERARGDRKHIVLPEGTDDRILRAASTLLSRGVADLTLLGNEAAVRGRARELGLDIDAAPVIDTRTSELLEEFAEEYTRLRQHKGMTVDRALEVLPSVSYFGTMMVHLGMADGMVSGAQHTTAHTIKPSFEIIKTRPGTSIVSSVFFMCLADRVLVYGDCAVNPDPTAEQLADIAISSAETAAQFGVDPRVAMLSYSTGASGTGADVDKVRTATGLVRERRPDLFVEGPIQYDAAVDASVARTKMPESEVAGRATVFIFPDLNTGNNTYKAVQRSAGAVAVGPVLQGLNKPVNDLSRGALVQDIVNTVAITAVQAQGAGTPAKEPIA, from the coding sequence GTGGCCCGGAGCATCTACATCGCCTCACCGGAGGGGTACACGGGCAAGTCGACGATCGCGCTGGGCCTCGTCGACCTCGTCGTGCGGCGCGTCCAGCGGGTCGGCATCTTCCGGCCGGTCGTCCACGGCAGCGACCAGCCCGACAACGTGCTCGAGCTCCTGCTCTCCCACGACGGCGTCGACATGGACTACGCCGACGCCGTCGGGGTGACCTACGAGGAGGTCCACGCCGACGAGGACGCCGCCCTGAGCCGGATCGTCGAGCGCTACCGCGAGGTCGAGCACGCCTGCGACGTCGTCGTCATCGTCGGCTCGGACTACACCGACGTCGCCGGGCCGGCCGAGCTCGCGTTCAACGCCCGCGTCGCCGCCAACCTGGGCTCCCCCGTGCTGCTCGTCGTCAAGGCGCTCGACCGCACGGGCGAGGAGGTCCGCCAGGTGGTCGACCTCGCGTCGGCGGAGATCCGCGCCAACCACGCCTCGGTCGTGGCGGTGGCGGTCAACCGGTGCCCGGAGGAGGCCGCCGACGACGTCCGCGCCCACCTCGCCGACGTCACCGTGCCCGTGTGGCTCTTCCCGGAGATCCCCCTGCTCTCCGCCCCCACCGTCGCCGAGCTCATGGCCTCCGTCGACGGCACGCTCTTCGCCGGGGACGAGGCGCTCCTCATCCGCGAGGCGGAGCACGTCCTCGTCTGCGGGATGAACACCGACCACATCCTCGAGCGGCTGCGCGACGGGCAGGTCGCCATCGCGGCCGGCGACCGGTCCGAGGTGCTCCTCGCCCTCATGAGCGCCCACGCCTCGGAGAACTTCCCCTCGCTGGCCGCGGTCGTCCTCAACGGCGGCTACCTGCCCAGCCCCCAGGTGCGCACCCTGGTGGAGGGCCTGGGCCAGTCCCTGCCCATCATCACCACCGCCCACGACACCTACGAGACCGCGCGGATCGCGTCGACCACCCGGGGCCTCATCTCCCAGGGCACGCAGCGCAAGCGGGACCTGGCGCTGAGCGCGTTCGAGCAGAACGCGGACCCTGAGGCCGTCCTCGCCACCCTCGACGTGCCCCGCAGCCCCGTGGTGACGCCGCTGATGTTCGAGTCCGAGCTGCTCGAGCGGGCCCGGGGCGACCGCAAGCACATCGTCCTGCCCGAGGGCACCGACGACCGCATCCTGCGCGCGGCGAGCACGCTGCTCTCCCGCGGCGTCGCCGACCTCACCCTGCTCGGCAACGAGGCCGCCGTGCGCGGCCGCGCCCGGGAGCTGGGCCTCGACATCGATGCGGCCCCGGTCATCGACACCCGCACGAGCGAGCTGCTCGAGGAGTTCGCCGAGGAGTACACCCGCCTGCGCCAGCACAAGGGGATGACGGTGGACCGGGCGCTCGAGGTGCTCCCGAGCGTGTCGTACTTCGGCACGATGATGGTCCACCTCGGCATGGCCGACGGCATGGTCTCCGGCGCCCAGCACACGACGGCGCACACCATCAAGCCCTCCTTCGAGATCATCAAGACCCGCCCGGGGACGTCGATCGTCTCCTCGGTGTTCTTCATGTGCCTCGCCGACCGGGTGCTCGTCTACGGCGACTGCGCCGTCAACCCCGACCCCACCGCCGAGCAGCTCGCCGACATCGCCATCTCCTCCGCCGAGACGGCCGCGCAGTTCGGCGTCGACCCCCGCGTGGCGATGCTCTCCTACTCCACGGGGGCGTCCGGGACGGGCGCCGACGTCGACAAGGTGCGCACGGCCACGGGCCTGGTCCGCGAGCGCCGGCCCGACCTGTTCGTCGAGGGCCCGATCCAGTACGACGCCGCCGTCGACGCCTCCGTCGCGCGCACGAAGATGCCCGAGTCCGAGGTGGCGGGCCGGGCGACCGTCTTCATCTTCCCGGACCTCAACACCGGCAACAACACCTACAAGGCCGTGCAGCGCTCCGCCGGGGCGGTCGCGGTCGGGCCGGTCCTGCAGGGCCTCAACAAGCCCGTCAACGACCTGTCCCGGGGAGCGCTGGTCCAGGACATCGTCAACACCGTCGCCATCACCGCCGTCCAGGCGCAAGGAGCGGGCACGCCCGCGAAGGAGCCCATCGCATGA
- a CDS encoding exonuclease domain-containing protein: protein MSGWPAGPFLGFDTETTGVDVTTDRIITAALVERDAGGTRTRTWLLDPGVEIPAGATAVHGITTERARAEGMDAALALSQIAEELAHACGRGVPVVAYNAAYDLAILEHELVRHGLPTLADRLGRECMPVIDPLVLDRGLDRYRRGKRTLAHLCAHYRVPEQEDLHTAEVDVVATLDVLAALTTRFPRLGEASLADVHRWQVARHRDWAASFNAWRTAQGYAGPGANPGWPMPVAVPDAAAAERV, encoded by the coding sequence ATGAGCGGGTGGCCTGCAGGACCGTTCCTCGGCTTCGACACCGAGACCACCGGGGTCGACGTCACGACGGACCGGATCATCACCGCGGCCCTGGTGGAGCGGGACGCCGGGGGCACCCGCACCCGCACGTGGCTGCTCGACCCGGGGGTGGAGATCCCCGCCGGCGCCACCGCCGTCCACGGCATCACCACCGAGCGCGCGCGCGCCGAGGGCATGGACGCGGCGCTCGCCCTGTCCCAGATCGCCGAGGAGCTCGCCCACGCCTGCGGCCGCGGGGTGCCCGTCGTCGCCTACAACGCGGCGTACGACCTGGCCATCCTCGAGCACGAGCTGGTCCGCCACGGCCTGCCCACGCTGGCGGACCGGCTCGGCCGCGAGTGCATGCCGGTCATCGACCCGCTCGTGCTCGACCGGGGACTGGACCGCTACCGCCGCGGCAAGCGCACCCTCGCCCACCTGTGCGCGCACTACCGCGTGCCCGAGCAGGAGGACCTGCACACGGCCGAGGTCGACGTCGTCGCCACCCTCGACGTGCTCGCCGCCCTCACCACGCGATTCCCGCGGCTCGGCGAGGCGTCGTTGGCGGACGTCCACCGCTGGCAGGTCGCCCGCCACCGGGACTGGGCGGCGAGCTTCAACGCCTGGCGCACCGCACAGGGGTACGCCGGCCCGGGCGCGAACCCGGGCTGGCCGATGCCCGTGGCCGTCCCGGACGCAGCGGCAGCTGAGCGCGTGTAG